The following nucleotide sequence is from Aspergillus luchuensis IFO 4308 DNA, chromosome 1, nearly complete sequence.
TCGTCATTACGATTTGTCAATGATTCATGTGTTGCGCCGAAATTTCCCTGGTTTATTAAGTATGATGCGACTTGGATTGCTGCAGTCCCTGTTTACGATGCATCCCTTCCAAAGTAATCATAGTCGTGTCAGTCGATACTTCACGTCTGACAAGATGAGACGGATATTTACCTTTGGAAGTATGTATCTAGGAATGAGTCCGTATGATGCACCAGGGACCTATTCTCTTCTACAGTATGCAGAATTGGCAGGAGGGGTTTGGTATCCCGCTGGGGGTTTTGAAAAGGTTGGTAGATTTTAAATTGATCAACACAGGCCATGCTAATGAACCAGATACTGGAAGGTATAGAGAAAATTGGAAAACGCCTTGGAGTCGAATATCGCCTCAAATCTCCTGTATCCTCGATCATTATTTCAGAAGATCAATCAGCAAAAGGCGTTCTTCTCTCATCTGGTGAGAAACTTGAGGCAGATCTTGTGGTGGTCAACGCAGACCTGGTCTATGCATACAACCATCTCCTTCCTGCATCCAAAGAAGCACGCCGTCTAAGCAACCGCGAAGCATCTTGCAGcagcatctccttcttctggtcTTTTGGCCGTGTGATCAGCGAGTTAAAAGTACATAATATATTCCTTGCTGAGGAATACAAGAACAGCTTTGACTCCATCTTCAAGGATCACCAATTGCCAGACGAACCGTCCTTCTACGTGAATGTCCCAAGCCGAATTGATCCTACAGCTGCCCCGAAGGGTAAGGATGCAGTGGTTGTACTGGTGCCTACTGGCCATATGATGGACAGCACTGAACCCCAAGACTGGGACACGCTCATCAGCAAAGCAAGAGACACTGTATTTGATACAATCGAAACACGAACTGGAGCTCGAGCACTTCGAGAAAGTCTAATCCACGAGTACGTCGAGACACCGGCAAGCTGGAAGGAAAAGTTCAACCTCGATCGAGGCTCTATTCTAGGGCTTTCACATTCATTCTTCAATGTGCTGAGTCTCCGTCCAAAGACTAAGCATTCTTCCATCAAGGGACTTTACTTTGTGGGGGCAAGCACGCATCCTGGCACAGGAGTTCCAGTGTGTCTTGCGGGGAGTAAACTGGTAAGCGATCAGGTCATGGAGGATTGTGGTGGGAAACCCAAGGGGGGAATCTTTGTTGAATCCATGGCTATCATATCAGTAGTCTCTTTATCGCTATCTCTTATAATCTTAGGTGTGTGTTTTTTATAGAGAAATGCCACAATTGATACCCTACGGAGTAGCGTCTTCTCTCTGAACGATAAACATAATTTCCTATTCAAGGTCTAGTATGAAAGTACCGCAATGCTACATGTATATGAGtacctactacttctttttgATCCCCCATCTAGCCCATACCAACCTACTAGACCTCACCGGTACCTCCAGCTGCAAGCCCGAAAAATCAAATTTTAGACAATTCTTCGAGTGGCAGCAGCGATGTGAACAGGTCCATTAGCTCATCTATCCCGTTTCCCCTGATAAAACTTGTTTCCTAATCCTTGCATGTAGATCGATGCAATATGAGCCTTGCAGTAATTTACATACCGCCGGCCAATGCACTATAGGCCACTTTCAGTCGCCTCCACAGCGGGActtccatctttccttttgtcCGCAGATCGTTCAACTGCCGCAACGATCTCCCAATTTCCATTTAACTCTCCACCGTGACGCGGATGGGGCCTTGGGCCTCCAATGGAAGCCTCCCGATTGCCGCTTCTGTCATTCTATACCACTCATCCGCTTGATCTAGCAGTCTCATCCTCAGGCTCTGTACTTGTGGTTGAGTGGGACAATCCAGAACCTTGGCTGGTGTGAGCCCTTTCGCCTCTAACCAGGTTGTGGGTATATACACGCGCCCGATTTCTGCATCGCGTTGAATGTCTCGGGCGATGTTGATGTATTGGAGTGCTTGGCCCATGAGTGCGCCTGCGGTGATCGTCTGTTGGTGCGTGTGTTTATCAAGATCTTGTAGGCGGTCGTGGGCGACGGTTAGCTGGATGACGGATTCGGCAACCGTTCCTGCGACACGGTAGGCATATCTCTCCAGATCTGTTTCGGTTAAGATTGGAGATTTGGTATGGCTGGTGTTGAATTCGAGATCTGTTTCAAAGCCCTTCAGCAGGTTTTGGAGAGGTCCGATCGACAGCCTTTCAACAGGAAGATGCTCGATGGACGATAGCAGGACTGGGTCAGAGCGTATGCTCTTCGCCATGTTCTTTCCTGCGAATCTctgctcaagaagcagtGCACAGTCTTGAATTACAGACCGTGCTGTACTGCTGTCTGGTGCTTCATCCACTAGATCATCTATCACTCTGCAAAATGAATATCTATACAAATTAGTATGCGGCACGACAACATTTTGAAGCACTTACAAATAGATCAAGTCAATGCGAAGTTGACCTTCGAACATGGCACTACCCATGTACATACT
It contains:
- a CDS encoding phytoene/squalene synthase family protein (COG:I;~EggNog:ENOG410PM2C;~InterPro:IPR019845,IPR008949;~PFAM:PF00494;~antiSMASH:Cluster_1.11;~go_function: GO:0016765 - transferase activity, transferring alkyl or aryl (other than methyl) groups [Evidence IEA]), whose translation is MIVLGQMAIDNAIALGIYHMGTTSETEFPSYGQLFTQFITRRNEELNMKYIHDLRDAVMRLKQRSQSMYMGSAMFEGQLRIDLIYLVIDDLVDEAPDSSTARSVIQDCALLLEQRFAGKNMAKSIRSDPVLLSSIEHLPVERLSIGPLQNLLKGFETDLEFNTSHTKSPILTETDLERYAYRVAGTVAESVIQLTVAHDRLQDLDKHTHQQTITAGALMGQALQYINIARDIQRDAEIGRVYIPTTWLEAKGLTPAKVLDCPTQPQVQSLRMRLLDQADEWYRMTEAAIGRLPLEAQGPIRVTVES
- a CDS encoding phytoene desaturase family protein (COG:H;~EggNog:ENOG410PG02;~InterPro:IPR002937,IPR036188,IPR008150;~PFAM:PF01593;~SMCOG1222:dehydrogenase;~antiSMASH:Cluster_1.11;~go_function: GO:0016491 - oxidoreductase activity [Evidence IEA];~go_process: GO:0055114 - oxidation-reduction process [Evidence IEA]); translated protein: MLMNQILEGIEKIGKRLGVEYRLKSPVSSIIISEDQSAKGVLLSSGEKLEADLVVVNADLVYAYNHLLPASKEARRLSNREASCSSISFFWSFGRVISELKVHNIFLAEEYKNSFDSIFKDHQLPDEPSFYVNVPSRIDPTAAPKGKDAVVVLVPTGHMMDSTEPQDWDTLISKARDTVFDTIETRTGARALRESLIHEYVETPASWKEKFNLDRGSILGLSHSFFNVLSLRPKTKHSSIKGLYFVGASTHPGTGVPVCLAGSKLRNATIDTLRSSVFSLNDKHNFLFKV